Proteins from a genomic interval of Paenibacillus lentus:
- a CDS encoding type I polyketide synthase, with protein sequence MSTNNNMYEGNGLEIAVVGMAGRFPGAKNIEEFWENLRNGKESITFFTDEELLAGGVDPEMLKHPQYVKAKAMLEDVESFDESFFDYTPREAELLDPQVRLFHECAWEALEQAGYSPDSEEQLVGVYAGASSNTYWVAGQAMAARHSSDHFQILQLNNPSFTTRVSYKLNLKGPSVSVQTACSTSLVAIHLACQGLLGGECDLALAGGVSINLPRTTGYLYQEGMIQSPDGHCRPFDAEANGTLFGDGIGVVVLKRLNDALADGDTIHAIVKGSAINNDGNRKVGYTAPSTMGQVEVIRAAHQMAEVPPESIGYIEAHGTGTSLGDPIEVEALQLAFTGSSQGSCRIGSIKSNIGHLDAAAGVASFIKTVLMLKHKQIPPTLHFQRPNPKIDFTNSPFVVNTKLTSWDKTNGYLRAGVSSFGIGGTNAHVVLEEAPMQRKGSSSRSAKLMVLSAATETGLKQAAHNLAEYLRHNQETDLADVAYTLQTGRKKFRYRRAVVCRDHEEALHLLMLDEIDNSGWIGESTQEQAKVTFLFPGQGSEYVNMGLGLYQTEPIFRQQLDRCCEFIVSRGGDDLRKHLFGSGTNEKSDAAASYKEEAKSEASVDSDEYKVKPARLEDGSLSLFVFEYALAKLLMFWGIQPRAMLGYNAGEYVSAVLAGVLTLEDALELLMLRSRLLNTRSDRARHDNLQPEEKAGSGRQSIEEVLSAFTDSELQIFSNQMNQISLSAPDIPYLSTVTGAWITAEEATSPAYWVHQLQAAARPVDDAPELLKGKQVIIRVGPGHEPDGFVAGWSEEESQNRHEFIPLVRQPEQQTEDHVFLLQGLGQMWVAGVRIEWSGYYAEERRCRIPLPTYPFAKRRFAIDLPVGGLINGGASTRREVQSNQGDNTGGTSDQLRVLTVSAIEQIISDIVKEHFGFTALGVNDNLFEIGASSLDVSQIAEKLTDTLGQEIPVVSLYTYPSARALAGHLSGKTAVSKKPSAKPSEVKRGQVCRPELNQTGSESVRTEDDHGQEIAVIGMAGRFPGADNLEEFWRNLSGGVESITFFTDEELIAEGIDPQLIAHPSYVKARGTLNGYDQFDAAFFGYSAREAELMDPQLRLFHECAWEALEAAGYNPDTYSGSIGVYAGATPNLEWISRFAAGLGGTERFSAMLLNDREFFSTQLSYKLNLRGPSISMQTACSTSLVNIVMASQALLAGSCDIALAGGSTVTVPHKSGYMYEEGMIQSPDGHCRAFDEKAAGTVFGDGVGVVILKRLHNAIEDGDVIHAVIKGFGLNNDGTRKVGFTAPSTKGQADVIRAAQQMAGIAPESITYVEAHGTGTPMGDPIEIEALKEAFQTAQTGFCRIGSVKSNVGHLNSAAGAAGFIKTVLALKERQIPPTLHFERANSKINFDNSPFIVNSELTPWENEHYPLRSGVSSFGIGGTNAHVILEEAPFVEASDAGREDKLLLLSARTPTALQAVKSRLAEYLVKRPDANLADVAYTLQVGRKAFEWRTAFLCKDVQEVVDILNSSDSGVISEEYTGMESRSIVFMFPGQGSQYVNMGRGLYLEEPVFRKELDHCMELAQSFLEFDLSKVLFEDDPAQIAEREELLKRTDIAQPVLFIMEYALARLLMHWGVTPEAMLGHSIGEYTAACLAGVFKLEEALELVALRGRLMRAMAPGSMLSVAMPEDELLASLPEGLDLAAVNSSALCVVAGETPKVEAFARHLDDKGIGNRLLHTSHAFHSYMMEPMLDEFASRVRTLSLEKPVIPFMSNVTGTWITAEQAVDAAYWVQHLRSTVRFADGLDELLSQPRTVFVEVGPGNALSTFVRKHIAASRERVVVNVLRHPQETTTDSAHLLQRLGKLWTAGAHIDWASYYQHERRKRVELPTYPMERQRFWLENTSSSFEMEHLTGARANGSGSGKNPNMEEWFYYPGWKRAMLNHSSLTKPYHLLIFADHCLIAEALAQRAKEEGHRIAVVQAGTEFKKLENDVFTIAPEASEHYIQLLEELGQQKFVPDQIVHLWNVTSEEADSALQYESKLDWEQQKFGYYSLIYLAQALNKQKEIQEVRLAVVSTNMQEVTGQERLAPGKITLLGPCMVIQQEYSSMTCVSIDIDLPNNERRRQRMASQLLAELAAPAEDRLIAYRGSYRWVQDYKPMTLRESNSGEQNPFREGGVYLITGGLGGIGMLTAQYLAQHFKAKLILTGRSSFPAREEYEHYLSEYGEKHPLARKIRNVQQLEQFGAEVTYVQADLAEESDMISVFEFIESQYGCLNGVVQAAGLPGGESFRAIENIGGTQLDEQFNAKVKGLQILSRFIEEKKPDICVLFSSIASVLGGLGFSAYSAANLYMDAFARRQNQASDTKWLCINWDAWEFWEEHRSTIGETLVELAITPAEAPMLFNYVYAPCDSHQIIVSTGNLQARIDQWIYHAGRKQENNRTTTTYERPDLTSAYVAPRNQIEKAIAEVWKQFFRMDQVGIHDNFFDLGASSLDMIQVTGKINEALNESLAVVDMFTYPTIHALAQRLGKSEAMEAEEAEMEHQLIDTVAKGKKRQQEQRKKRRKGEVLQ encoded by the coding sequence ATGAGTACAAATAATAATATGTACGAAGGCAACGGGTTGGAAATTGCTGTTGTCGGGATGGCCGGACGCTTCCCTGGAGCTAAAAATATTGAGGAATTCTGGGAAAATCTGCGGAACGGGAAGGAATCGATTACTTTTTTTACGGATGAGGAGCTGCTGGCAGGCGGAGTTGATCCGGAAATGCTTAAGCATCCGCAATATGTGAAGGCTAAAGCCATGCTGGAGGATGTAGAGTCCTTTGATGAGTCATTCTTCGATTACACACCACGGGAAGCGGAGCTTCTGGATCCGCAGGTTCGTTTGTTCCATGAATGTGCTTGGGAAGCCCTTGAACAAGCTGGTTATAGCCCTGATTCTGAGGAACAACTGGTTGGCGTTTACGCAGGAGCCTCTTCGAATACGTATTGGGTAGCCGGTCAAGCTATGGCGGCGAGACATTCCAGTGATCATTTTCAAATCCTGCAATTAAACAATCCATCTTTTACGACACGTGTTTCTTATAAATTAAATTTAAAGGGCCCGAGCGTAAGTGTTCAAACCGCCTGCTCAACCTCGCTTGTTGCTATTCACCTTGCTTGTCAAGGATTGCTGGGCGGAGAATGCGATTTGGCTTTAGCCGGCGGGGTGTCGATTAATCTTCCACGAACAACAGGGTACCTGTACCAGGAAGGGATGATTCAATCCCCAGATGGCCACTGCCGCCCATTTGATGCTGAAGCCAACGGCACATTGTTTGGTGATGGCATTGGCGTCGTTGTGCTTAAACGGCTTAACGATGCATTGGCGGACGGTGATACAATCCATGCGATTGTGAAGGGCTCTGCTATTAATAATGACGGCAATCGCAAGGTTGGCTACACGGCGCCAAGCACAATGGGCCAGGTAGAGGTGATCCGCGCTGCGCATCAGATGGCAGAGGTGCCTCCTGAGAGCATTGGTTATATTGAGGCACATGGCACGGGAACATCATTAGGTGATCCGATTGAGGTAGAAGCACTTCAGCTAGCTTTCACCGGGAGTTCTCAGGGCAGCTGTCGTATCGGCTCCATTAAATCAAACATCGGCCATTTGGATGCAGCAGCAGGAGTAGCCAGCTTTATCAAGACGGTGCTAATGCTGAAACATAAACAGATTCCGCCTACACTGCACTTTCAGCGGCCGAATCCTAAAATTGATTTCACCAATTCTCCTTTCGTTGTCAATACCAAGCTCACCTCTTGGGATAAAACCAATGGATATCTGCGAGCTGGAGTCAGTTCTTTTGGCATTGGGGGAACGAATGCGCATGTTGTGCTGGAGGAAGCGCCAATGCAGCGCAAGGGGTCTAGCAGCCGTTCTGCCAAGCTGATGGTATTGTCTGCAGCTACGGAGACTGGATTGAAGCAGGCGGCGCATAATCTCGCCGAATATTTACGGCACAACCAGGAGACCGATTTGGCGGATGTAGCTTATACATTACAAACGGGACGGAAAAAATTTCGATATCGGCGCGCGGTGGTTTGCAGGGACCACGAGGAAGCCTTGCATCTGCTGATGCTGGATGAAATAGACAACAGCGGGTGGATAGGTGAATCAACACAGGAGCAGGCCAAGGTTACTTTCCTATTCCCGGGCCAGGGCTCGGAATACGTGAATATGGGGCTAGGCTTATATCAGACAGAGCCCATCTTTCGACAGCAACTGGATCGATGCTGTGAGTTCATTGTTTCCAGGGGAGGGGATGATCTCAGGAAGCATCTGTTTGGCAGCGGAACGAACGAAAAATCGGATGCAGCTGCTTCTTACAAAGAAGAGGCAAAATCGGAAGCAAGTGTGGATTCAGATGAATATAAGGTTAAGCCTGCTCGATTAGAAGACGGATCGTTATCGCTATTTGTTTTTGAATATGCACTGGCCAAGCTGTTGATGTTCTGGGGAATACAGCCGCGGGCTATGTTAGGCTATAACGCCGGGGAATATGTATCGGCTGTATTGGCAGGCGTGCTCACACTAGAGGATGCACTTGAGCTTCTTATGCTGCGCAGCCGCTTGCTGAACACTCGATCTGATCGGGCCAGGCATGACAATTTACAGCCTGAGGAAAAGGCAGGCAGCGGGCGACAATCAATTGAAGAGGTATTATCGGCTTTCACGGATTCGGAGTTACAAATATTCTCCAATCAAATGAATCAAATTTCCCTGTCAGCTCCTGACATACCTTATTTATCAACTGTTACAGGAGCATGGATTACGGCAGAAGAAGCCACTTCTCCCGCTTATTGGGTTCATCAGCTTCAGGCCGCAGCACGGCCTGTTGATGATGCACCTGAGCTGCTTAAAGGAAAGCAAGTCATTATCCGTGTAGGGCCGGGCCATGAGCCGGACGGTTTTGTAGCGGGATGGTCGGAGGAGGAGTCTCAAAATAGGCATGAATTTATTCCCCTAGTGCGGCAGCCAGAGCAGCAGACGGAAGATCATGTATTTTTACTGCAAGGACTCGGTCAAATGTGGGTGGCTGGCGTCAGGATTGAGTGGTCTGGCTACTATGCTGAAGAAAGACGTTGCCGGATTCCCCTACCAACGTATCCATTTGCGAAGCGTAGATTTGCTATAGATTTGCCTGTAGGAGGGCTCATTAACGGGGGAGCTTCTACCCGCCGAGAAGTACAGTCAAATCAAGGGGACAATACAGGAGGAACGTCAGATCAGCTGCGGGTGCTGACAGTTTCAGCAATCGAGCAGATCATATCAGATATTGTTAAGGAGCATTTTGGGTTTACAGCGCTAGGAGTTAACGATAATCTCTTTGAGATTGGAGCCAGCTCACTGGATGTTTCGCAAATTGCTGAAAAATTGACCGATACGCTAGGTCAGGAGATTCCGGTGGTGAGCTTATATACGTATCCTTCCGCACGCGCCCTTGCCGGGCATCTAAGTGGGAAAACAGCGGTTAGCAAGAAGCCTTCGGCAAAGCCATCGGAAGTAAAGCGCGGACAAGTATGCCGGCCAGAGCTGAACCAAACAGGAAGTGAATCTGTTCGGACAGAGGATGATCACGGTCAGGAAATTGCCGTGATTGGCATGGCGGGCAGGTTTCCGGGAGCGGATAATCTTGAGGAATTCTGGCGTAATTTATCCGGTGGCGTAGAGTCGATCACGTTTTTTACAGATGAAGAATTGATTGCAGAAGGAATAGATCCGCAGTTAATTGCGCATCCGTCTTATGTAAAGGCGAGAGGCACACTAAACGGCTACGATCAGTTTGATGCCGCATTTTTTGGATATTCGGCTCGGGAGGCCGAACTGATGGATCCACAGCTTCGCCTGTTCCACGAATGCGCATGGGAAGCGCTGGAGGCAGCTGGTTATAACCCGGATACATATTCTGGATCAATAGGTGTATATGCTGGAGCAACGCCTAATCTGGAATGGATATCCCGTTTTGCGGCAGGACTGGGCGGGACGGAACGATTTAGCGCTATGCTGCTTAATGATAGAGAGTTTTTTAGCACGCAGCTATCTTATAAGCTGAACCTTCGCGGCCCAAGTATTTCAATGCAGACGGCATGCTCTACTTCTCTGGTTAATATTGTGATGGCTTCTCAGGCGCTGCTGGCAGGTTCTTGCGATATCGCGCTCGCGGGCGGTTCGACGGTTACGGTTCCTCACAAGAGCGGATATATGTATGAAGAGGGGATGATTCAATCTCCTGATGGTCATTGCCGAGCTTTTGATGAAAAGGCGGCCGGAACAGTGTTTGGTGATGGAGTGGGTGTAGTTATTCTAAAAAGGCTGCACAATGCAATCGAAGATGGCGATGTGATCCACGCTGTAATCAAAGGCTTCGGGCTGAACAATGACGGGACCCGTAAGGTAGGTTTTACCGCTCCCAGCACCAAAGGCCAGGCAGATGTCATACGCGCTGCGCAGCAAATGGCGGGAATTGCCCCGGAGAGTATTACGTATGTGGAAGCGCATGGAACAGGCACGCCTATGGGAGATCCAATTGAAATAGAGGCTTTGAAAGAGGCTTTCCAGACTGCGCAAACCGGGTTTTGCCGTATTGGTTCGGTCAAGAGCAATGTGGGACATTTGAACAGCGCCGCAGGTGCGGCTGGATTTATTAAAACGGTGCTTGCGCTAAAAGAGAGACAGATCCCCCCTACTCTTCATTTTGAACGTGCAAATTCAAAGATCAATTTTGACAATAGTCCATTTATTGTAAATAGCGAGCTGACACCATGGGAGAATGAACATTATCCGCTTCGCTCGGGTGTAAGCTCTTTTGGTATCGGTGGAACGAATGCTCACGTTATTTTGGAGGAGGCCCCTTTTGTTGAAGCATCTGATGCGGGGAGAGAGGATAAGCTGTTACTTTTGTCTGCTAGAACACCTACAGCTTTGCAGGCAGTCAAGAGCCGGCTGGCTGAATACTTGGTGAAGCGGCCGGATGCTAATCTTGCAGATGTGGCCTATACGCTTCAGGTTGGACGAAAGGCATTTGAATGGAGGACAGCATTTCTGTGCAAGGATGTGCAGGAAGTGGTAGATATATTGAATTCATCGGATTCCGGCGTGATTTCGGAGGAGTATACGGGAATGGAATCGCGTTCGATTGTGTTTATGTTTCCTGGTCAGGGCTCTCAATACGTGAATATGGGACGGGGACTCTATCTTGAGGAGCCTGTATTTCGCAAGGAGCTTGACCATTGTATGGAACTCGCTCAGTCCTTTTTGGAGTTTGATTTGAGCAAGGTTCTGTTCGAGGATGATCCAGCGCAGATTGCGGAGCGGGAAGAGCTTCTGAAGAGAACGGATATCGCTCAGCCTGTACTGTTCATCATGGAGTATGCTCTGGCCAGACTTCTTATGCACTGGGGTGTGACTCCAGAAGCTATGCTGGGACACAGCATAGGAGAATATACGGCAGCTTGCCTAGCAGGGGTATTCAAGCTGGAAGAGGCATTGGAGCTGGTTGCATTACGGGGGCGGTTAATGCGAGCTATGGCTCCAGGTTCGATGCTTAGCGTAGCTATGCCTGAGGATGAATTGCTTGCATCACTGCCGGAGGGGCTGGATTTAGCTGCGGTTAACAGCTCGGCCTTATGTGTTGTGGCAGGGGAAACTCCGAAGGTCGAGGCGTTTGCCCGTCACTTGGACGATAAGGGCATTGGTAACCGATTGCTCCATACATCGCATGCATTCCATTCTTATATGATGGAGCCCATGCTGGACGAATTTGCGAGCCGTGTACGTACACTTTCATTAGAGAAGCCAGTAATCCCTTTTATGTCTAATGTAACAGGGACATGGATTACGGCTGAACAGGCCGTGGATGCAGCGTATTGGGTGCAGCATTTACGGTCGACGGTACGCTTTGCCGATGGGCTGGATGAACTGCTAAGTCAGCCTAGAACAGTCTTTGTTGAGGTAGGGCCAGGCAATGCGCTTAGCACCTTTGTACGAAAGCATATTGCCGCTTCCAGAGAGCGGGTAGTTGTCAATGTATTGAGACATCCCCAGGAAACGACGACCGATTCAGCTCATCTTCTGCAAAGGCTTGGAAAGCTGTGGACGGCTGGTGCGCATATAGATTGGGCTAGCTATTATCAACACGAGCGTCGCAAACGTGTAGAATTGCCCACATATCCTATGGAGCGACAACGCTTCTGGCTTGAGAACACGTCATCATCATTTGAAATGGAGCACCTCACCGGGGCAAGGGCGAATGGCAGTGGCAGTGGCAAGAACCCGAATATGGAGGAGTGGTTCTATTACCCTGGCTGGAAACGAGCCATGCTGAATCACTCTTCGTTAACGAAGCCATATCATTTGTTGATTTTTGCAGATCATTGCCTAATCGCTGAAGCATTAGCGCAGCGGGCAAAAGAAGAAGGTCATCGAATTGCAGTGGTGCAGGCAGGTACTGAATTTAAGAAGCTGGAGAATGATGTATTTACGATTGCTCCGGAAGCATCCGAGCACTATATACAGCTTTTAGAAGAGTTGGGACAGCAAAAATTTGTGCCAGATCAGATTGTTCATTTGTGGAATGTTACATCGGAAGAAGCTGATAGTGCTTTGCAGTATGAGTCTAAATTGGATTGGGAACAGCAGAAATTTGGCTATTACAGCTTGATTTATCTGGCACAAGCGCTGAACAAGCAGAAGGAAATCCAAGAGGTTCGCCTAGCTGTTGTATCCACGAATATGCAAGAGGTAACGGGACAGGAGCGCCTTGCTCCGGGCAAAATTACGCTGCTCGGTCCATGCATGGTGATTCAGCAGGAATACAGCAGTATGACATGTGTGAGCATTGATATTGACCTGCCGAATAATGAAAGACGCAGACAACGTATGGCCAGCCAATTACTTGCTGAGCTTGCCGCACCGGCAGAGGATCGTCTGATTGCTTATCGCGGTTCATATCGATGGGTACAAGACTACAAGCCGATGACCCTTCGTGAGTCGAACAGCGGCGAGCAGAATCCGTTTCGTGAAGGCGGCGTCTACTTGATCACAGGAGGTCTTGGTGGTATCGGGATGCTGACAGCTCAATATCTAGCTCAGCATTTTAAGGCAAAATTGATTCTGACGGGGCGCTCATCTTTCCCGGCACGTGAAGAATATGAACATTATCTTAGTGAGTATGGGGAGAAGCATCCGCTAGCCCGTAAGATCAGAAACGTTCAGCAGTTGGAGCAGTTCGGTGCCGAGGTTACGTATGTACAGGCCGATTTAGCTGAAGAGTCGGATATGATCTCGGTATTCGAGTTCATTGAGAGCCAATATGGCTGCTTGAACGGGGTGGTGCAGGCGGCAGGATTGCCGGGAGGCGAATCCTTCCGGGCCATTGAGAATATTGGCGGTACACAGTTGGATGAGCAGTTTAATGCCAAGGTGAAGGGACTGCAAATATTGTCGCGGTTCATTGAGGAGAAAAAACCGGACATTTGCGTCTTGTTCTCATCGATTGCGAGTGTGCTTGGCGGACTTGGGTTCAGCGCCTATTCTGCGGCGAATCTGTACATGGATGCCTTTGCCCGCAGGCAGAATCAAGCGAGTGATACCAAGTGGCTGTGCATTAACTGGGATGCTTGGGAGTTTTGGGAGGAGCACCGTTCAACGATCGGTGAAACATTGGTGGAATTAGCTATTACGCCTGCCGAGGCACCGATGCTTTTCAATTATGTATACGCCCCTTGTGACAGTCATCAAATCATCGTTTCTACGGGAAATCTTCAAGCAAGGATTGATCAATGGATTTATCATGCCGGCAGGAAGCAGGAGAATAACCGGACAACGACGACTTATGAACGTCCGGATCTGACGAGTGCCTATGTTGCACCTCGCAATCAAATTGAGAAGGCGATTGCCGAGGTGTGGAAGCAGTTTTTCCGAATGGATCAAGTAGGAATTCATGATAATTTCTTTGATTTGGGTGCTAGCTCCCTAGATATGATTCAAGTGACAGGAAAAATAAACGAAGCTCTGAATGAAAGTCTTGCAGTAGTAGATATGTTTACTTATCCTACCATTCATGCTCTTGCCCAGAGGCTGGGCAAAAGCGAAGCAATGGAAGCCGAAGAGGCGGAGATGGAGCATCAGCTAATCGATACAGTAGCCAAAGGAAAGAAGCGGCAGCAGGAGCAGAGGAAAAAAAGACGCAAAGGGGAGGTCTTGCAATGA